One region of Streptomyces davaonensis JCM 4913 genomic DNA includes:
- a CDS encoding LysR family transcriptional regulator, protein MEHQQRSQARLSPSSDTEDMAMLLAPRLAYFAGVARTEHVTRAAQEMQVPQSTLSRAMVRLEQDLGVELFARRGRTVSLTPAGRTFLTSVERALAEVERAADEVRADADLATGKVAFGFLHTMGWETVPGLISAFRADHPRVRFSLVQNYGEAMLEGLRAGELDLCLTSPVPDAPDLVGRRLDEQKLRLVVPADHRLSSRRRIRLAEAADETFVTLEPGYGLRRITDDLCREAGFKPRVAFEGEEAETLRGLVAAGLGVALLPPPAVPRPGVVELTVTAPRAVREIGVAWLDGHPDTPPVAAFKKFLLSKRGNLLPT, encoded by the coding sequence ATGGAGCATCAGCAGAGGTCACAGGCGCGACTGTCACCATCCAGTGACACAGAAGACATGGCGATGTTGCTGGCACCGCGGCTCGCCTACTTCGCCGGAGTCGCCCGCACCGAGCACGTCACCCGGGCCGCGCAGGAGATGCAGGTTCCCCAGTCGACCCTCTCGCGCGCCATGGTCCGCCTCGAACAGGACCTGGGCGTCGAGCTGTTCGCCCGCCGCGGCCGTACGGTCTCCCTGACCCCCGCCGGCCGAACCTTCCTCACCTCGGTCGAACGCGCCCTCGCCGAGGTGGAGCGTGCCGCCGACGAGGTCCGCGCGGACGCCGACCTCGCCACCGGCAAGGTCGCCTTCGGCTTCCTGCACACCATGGGCTGGGAGACGGTCCCCGGCCTCATCAGCGCCTTCCGCGCGGACCACCCCCGGGTCCGCTTCAGCCTCGTCCAGAACTACGGCGAGGCGATGCTCGAGGGCCTGCGCGCGGGCGAACTGGATCTCTGCCTCACCTCCCCCGTCCCGGACGCCCCGGACCTCGTCGGCCGCCGCCTGGACGAGCAGAAGCTGCGCTTGGTGGTCCCCGCCGACCACCGCCTGTCCTCCCGCAGACGAATCCGCCTCGCCGAAGCGGCCGACGAAACGTTCGTCACCCTCGAACCCGGCTACGGTCTGCGCCGCATCACCGACGACCTGTGCAGGGAAGCGGGCTTCAAGCCGAGGGTCGCGTTCGAGGGGGAGGAGGCGGAGACCCTGAGGGGTTTGGTCGCGGCCGGTCTGGGGGTCGCGCTCCTTCCACCGCCCGCCGTACCCCGCCCGGGGGTGGTCGAACTGACGGTGACGGCCCCGAGGGCGGTACGGGAGATCGGCGTGGCCTGGCTGGACGGCCACCCGGACACTCCGCCGGTGGCGGCCTTCAAGAAGTTCCTGTTGTCGAAGAGGGGCAACCTGCTCCCCACCTGA
- a CDS encoding MFS transporter, protein MSPASTGAPTVVGAVASVPASDSRMTPGGPGYRRMSLALFLAGVATFALLYSTQALLPLISGDFGVTASEASWTVAAATGGLALFVLPMSALSERFGRRTVMTASLAVAVTLGLLVPFAPNLTALVVLRAVQGAALAGLPASATAYLAEEVRPKALITAIGLFVAGNSVGGMSGRVITGWVAQEWGWRVAVGVIGALAVACAVAFRLLLPAPKHFVAGSLKPRVLTRTVRDHLADPLLRRLYAIGALFMTVFGGVYTVIGYRLTEAPFGLPQGVVGSIFLVYLVGTVSASTAGRLVGRLGRRGALYAAGGTTAAGLLLSLAGSLPLVLLGLVLITAGFFAGHAVASSAVSKTATRGRAQAAALYQSAYYVGSSAGSTVGALAFHASGWSGTVGVGLLAVLGVVTITVLGTRAARLERRALATAA, encoded by the coding sequence ATGTCTCCCGCCAGTACCGGGGCGCCCACCGTCGTGGGCGCCGTCGCATCCGTCCCTGCCTCCGACTCCCGTATGACCCCGGGCGGCCCCGGCTACCGCCGGATGAGCCTCGCCCTCTTCCTGGCCGGAGTGGCGACCTTCGCACTGCTGTACTCCACCCAGGCCCTGCTGCCGCTGATCTCCGGTGACTTCGGGGTGACGGCGAGCGAGGCGAGCTGGACGGTGGCGGCGGCGACCGGTGGTCTGGCGCTGTTCGTCCTTCCCATGAGCGCGCTGTCGGAGCGCTTCGGCCGCCGTACGGTCATGACGGCGTCGCTGGCGGTCGCGGTGACCCTCGGTCTGCTGGTCCCCTTCGCGCCGAACCTGACCGCGCTGGTCGTACTGCGGGCCGTGCAGGGCGCGGCGCTGGCGGGTCTGCCGGCGTCGGCGACGGCGTATCTGGCCGAGGAGGTCCGCCCGAAGGCGCTGATCACGGCGATCGGTCTGTTCGTCGCGGGCAACAGCGTGGGCGGGATGAGCGGCCGGGTGATCACGGGCTGGGTCGCCCAGGAGTGGGGCTGGCGGGTGGCCGTCGGTGTGATCGGCGCGCTGGCGGTGGCGTGCGCGGTGGCGTTCCGGCTGCTGCTGCCGGCGCCGAAGCACTTCGTGGCGGGCTCGCTGAAGCCGCGGGTCCTGACCCGGACGGTCCGCGACCACCTCGCCGACCCGCTGCTGCGGCGCCTGTACGCGATCGGCGCGCTGTTCATGACGGTCTTCGGCGGTGTGTACACGGTGATCGGCTACCGCCTGACGGAGGCGCCGTTCGGGCTGCCGCAGGGCGTCGTGGGCTCGATCTTCCTGGTGTACCTGGTGGGCACGGTCTCCGCGTCGACGGCGGGTCGTCTGGTGGGCCGGTTGGGCCGCCGGGGCGCGCTGTACGCGGCGGGCGGTACGACGGCGGCGGGCCTGCTGCTGTCCCTGGCCGGCTCCCTCCCGCTGGTCCTGCTGGGCCTGGTGCTGATCACCGCCGGCTTCTTCGCGGGCCACGCGGTGGCGTCCTCGGCGGTCAGCAAGACGGCGACCCGGGGGCGGGCGCAGGCGGCGGCGCTGTACCAGTCCGCGTACTACGTCGGCTCCAGTGCGGGCAGCACGGTGGGCGCGCTGGCGTTCCACGCGAGCGGCTGGTCCGGCACGGTGGGCGTGGGCCTGCTGGCGGTGCTGGGCGTCGTGACGATCACGGTGCTGGGCACGCGGGCGGCCCGCCTGGAGCGCCGCGCCCTGGCGACGGCGGCCTGA
- a CDS encoding sigma-70 family RNA polymerase sigma factor: protein MSNTATTTELDATLERHRVELTGYCYRMLGSSFEAEDAVQDTLVRAWRSYDKFEGRSSVRSWLYRIATNVCLDMLSAGNKRARPMDLTESTPLAQAALSPRPDHTWLEPMPDARVLPTVEDPAEAAVAKESVRLAFMAALQQLPPKQRAVLILREVLAWKASEVAELLGTTVASVNSALQRARATLAEREQQGAEASVSDPLDEEQQKLLERYVAAFEGYDMTALTALLHEDAIMTMPPFDLWLTGPADITGFMTTLGASCAESRLVPVQANGLPGFAHYKPDEETGGYTAWAVQVLEISDGRITGFHCFLDTKRWFPLFDLPLNLEPETDQVQKGV from the coding sequence ATGAGCAACACGGCGACCACGACGGAACTCGACGCCACGCTGGAGCGGCACCGGGTCGAACTGACCGGGTACTGCTACCGCATGCTCGGCTCCTCCTTCGAGGCCGAGGACGCGGTCCAGGACACCCTGGTCCGCGCCTGGCGCAGCTACGACAAGTTCGAGGGCCGCTCCAGCGTCCGCTCCTGGCTGTACCGGATCGCGACGAACGTATGCCTGGACATGCTGAGCGCGGGCAACAAGCGCGCCCGCCCGATGGACCTCACCGAGTCCACCCCGCTCGCCCAGGCCGCCCTGTCCCCCCGCCCCGACCACACCTGGCTGGAACCCATGCCTGACGCCCGTGTGCTGCCCACGGTCGAGGACCCGGCGGAGGCAGCCGTCGCCAAGGAATCCGTCCGGCTGGCCTTCATGGCCGCGCTCCAGCAACTGCCGCCCAAGCAGCGCGCGGTGCTGATCCTGCGCGAGGTGCTGGCCTGGAAGGCGAGCGAGGTCGCCGAACTGCTCGGCACCACGGTCGCGTCGGTGAACAGCGCCCTCCAGCGCGCCCGCGCCACCCTCGCCGAGCGGGAGCAGCAGGGCGCTGAGGCCTCGGTGTCCGACCCGCTGGACGAGGAGCAGCAAAAGCTCCTGGAGCGCTATGTCGCCGCCTTCGAGGGCTACGACATGACCGCGCTGACGGCGCTGCTGCACGAGGACGCCATCATGACGATGCCGCCGTTCGACCTGTGGCTGACCGGCCCGGCGGACATCACCGGCTTCATGACCACGCTCGGCGCCTCCTGCGCGGAGTCCCGGCTGGTCCCCGTCCAGGCGAACGGCCTGCCCGGCTTCGCCCACTACAAGCCGGACGAGGAGACCGGCGGCTACACCGCATGGGCGGTGCAGGTGCTGGAGATCTCAGACGGCCGGATCACCGGGTTCCACTGCTTCCTCGACACCAAGCGCTGGTTCCCGCTGTTCGACCTGCCCCTCAACCTCGAACCGGAGACCGACCAGGTCCAGAAGGGCGTGTAG
- a CDS encoding STAS domain-containing protein, whose product MSSAGPRGLPDVDAMTPAVLVLAGPVTKDEVTGLCDDVRALLEGSGAGVVVCDVGGLGPPGLGAVDLLARLQLAARRSGGRIRLRDPDPGLHALLDLVGLRFEVEGQVEQREPALGVEEAVEPGDPAV is encoded by the coding sequence ATGAGTTCCGCGGGTCCGCGCGGTCTACCGGACGTGGACGCCATGACACCCGCTGTACTCGTGCTGGCCGGACCCGTCACCAAGGACGAGGTGACAGGGCTGTGCGACGACGTGCGCGCGCTGCTGGAAGGGTCCGGTGCCGGGGTCGTGGTGTGCGATGTCGGAGGGCTCGGGCCACCGGGGCTCGGCGCCGTCGACCTGCTGGCGCGGCTCCAGCTGGCCGCGCGGCGCTCCGGCGGCCGGATACGCCTGCGCGACCCCGACCCCGGCCTACACGCCCTTCTGGACCTGGTCGGTCTCCGGTTCGAGGTTGAGGGGCAGGTCGAACAGCGGGAACCAGCGCTTGGTGTCGAGGAAGCAGTGGAACCCGGTGATCCGGCCGTCTGA
- a CDS encoding thymidine phosphorylase, which yields MDAISVIRTKRDRGVLSDEQIDWVIDAYTRGEVADYQMAALNMAILLNGMNRAEIARWTAAMIASGERMDFSSLSRPTADKHSTGGVGDKITLPLAPLVAACGAAVPQLSGRGLGHTGGTLDKLESIPGWRALLSNEEMLNVLDTTGAVICAAGDGLAPADKKLYALRDVTGTVEAIPLIASSIMSKKIAEGTGSLVLDVKVGSGAFMKTIEDARELASTMVGLGTDHGVKTVALLTDMSTPLGLTAGNALEVRESVEVLAGGGPSDVVELTIALAREMLDAAGIHDADPAKALADGSAMDVWRRMIAAQGGDPDAELPVAREQHVVKAPSSGVLTRLDAYDIGVGAWRLGAGRARKEDPVQAGAGIELHAKPGDTVKEGQPLLTLHTDTPERFEYALQALEGSYDIAAAGTDFTASPVVLERIA from the coding sequence ATGGATGCCATCTCCGTCATCCGCACCAAGCGGGACCGCGGTGTGCTCAGCGATGAGCAGATCGACTGGGTGATCGACGCGTACACCCGCGGGGAGGTGGCCGACTACCAGATGGCCGCCCTCAACATGGCGATCCTGCTCAACGGCATGAACCGCGCCGAGATCGCCCGCTGGACGGCCGCGATGATCGCCTCCGGCGAGCGCATGGACTTCTCCTCGCTCTCCCGTCCGACGGCGGACAAGCACTCCACGGGCGGCGTCGGCGACAAGATCACCCTCCCGCTGGCGCCCCTGGTGGCGGCGTGCGGCGCGGCCGTCCCGCAGCTCTCGGGCCGCGGCCTCGGCCACACCGGCGGCACGCTGGACAAGCTGGAGTCGATCCCGGGCTGGCGCGCGCTGCTGTCGAACGAGGAGATGCTGAACGTCCTCGACACCACCGGCGCGGTGATCTGCGCGGCGGGCGACGGCCTGGCCCCCGCGGACAAGAAGCTGTACGCGCTCCGCGATGTCACCGGCACGGTCGAGGCGATCCCGCTGATCGCCTCCTCGATCATGTCGAAGAAGATCGCGGAGGGAACGGGCTCGCTGGTCCTGGACGTGAAGGTGGGCAGCGGCGCCTTCATGAAGACCATCGAGGACGCCCGCGAGCTGGCGTCGACGATGGTGGGCCTCGGCACGGACCACGGCGTGAAGACGGTGGCCCTGCTGACCGACATGTCCACCCCGCTCGGCCTCACCGCGGGCAACGCCCTGGAGGTCCGCGAGTCGGTGGAGGTCCTGGCGGGCGGCGGCCCCTCGGACGTCGTCGAGCTGACCATCGCGCTGGCCCGCGAAATGCTGGACGCGGCCGGCATCCACGACGCCGACCCGGCGAAGGCGCTGGCCGACGGCTCGGCGATGGACGTCTGGCGCCGGATGATCGCGGCCCAGGGCGGCGACCCGGACGCGGAACTGCCCGTGGCCCGTGAGCAGCACGTGGTGAAGGCGCCGTCCTCCGGCGTCCTGACCCGCCTCGACGCCTACGACATCGGCGTCGGCGCCTGGCGCCTCGGCGCCGGACGCGCCCGCAAGGAGGACCCGGTCCAGGCGGGCGCGGGCATCGAACTCCACGCCAAGCCCGGCGACACGGTCAAGGAGGGCCAGCCCCTGCTGACCCTCCACACGGACACCCCGGAGCGCTTCGAGTACGCGCTCCAGGCGCTGGAGGGTTCATACGACATCGCGGCCGCCGGAACGGACTTCACGGCGTCCCCGGTGGTGCTGGAACGTATCGCCTGA
- a CDS encoding cytidine deaminase: MTPAVDWDALREVAREAMSHAYAPYSGFPVGVAALVDDGRTVSGCNVENASYGLGLCAECGLVSELQRTGGGRLTHFTCVDGRGEILVPCGRCRQLLYEFGGPELLLETPAGILPLSEMLPQAFGPDHLAK, from the coding sequence GTGACGCCCGCGGTCGACTGGGACGCCCTGCGGGAGGTGGCGCGGGAGGCGATGAGCCACGCCTACGCCCCCTACTCGGGCTTCCCGGTCGGCGTCGCGGCCCTCGTCGACGACGGCCGCACGGTCTCCGGCTGCAATGTGGAGAACGCCTCCTACGGCCTCGGCCTGTGCGCCGAGTGCGGTCTGGTCTCGGAGCTCCAGCGCACCGGGGGCGGCCGCCTGACGCACTTCACCTGCGTGGACGGCAGGGGCGAGATCCTCGTCCCGTGCGGCCGCTGCCGACAGCTGCTGTACGAGTTCGGCGGCCCGGAACTCCTGCTGGAGACCCCGGCGGGGATCCTCCCCCTCTCGGAGATGCTGCCCCAGGCCTTCGGCCCGGACCATCTCGCCAAGTAA
- a CDS encoding ABC transporter permease has product MTTPQTSAVDVNQPTLQPTAPTGRRLSWPVLLLIIAGALALTSIVRIITGADGITNVSQMSTALQLAVPIGLAGLGGLWAERAGVVNIGLEGMMILGTWFGAWAGFQWGPWTGVVIGIIGGCVGGILHAIATVTFNVNHIVSGVAINILALGITRYLAPLAFEGEPGGSAKQSPAVDSLGHFTVPGLSGWLRDLNNEGWFFISDIAGLLGGLVTNVSWLTLIAIALIPATWWILWRTAFGLRLRSCGENPVAAESLGVNVYKYKYLAVIISGGLAGLGGVFLSIVANPFYLEGQVSGRGYIGLAAMIFGNWMPGGLALGAGLFGYTDSLNLRGGSENVHALLLLGALLLIIGAIWLVIRKKYPSSMITAVIGALVFAWYATTNEVPNQVVSATPYVITLIVLALSAQRLRMPKADGLPYRKGQGK; this is encoded by the coding sequence ATGACCACCCCTCAGACCTCAGCGGTCGACGTCAACCAGCCGACGCTCCAGCCCACGGCGCCGACCGGCCGCCGCCTGTCGTGGCCCGTCCTGCTGCTGATCATCGCCGGCGCCCTGGCGCTGACGTCCATCGTCCGCATCATCACCGGCGCAGACGGCATCACCAACGTCAGCCAGATGTCCACCGCGCTCCAGCTCGCCGTGCCGATCGGCCTCGCCGGTCTGGGCGGTCTGTGGGCCGAGCGGGCGGGCGTCGTCAACATCGGCCTCGAAGGCATGATGATCCTCGGCACCTGGTTCGGTGCCTGGGCCGGTTTCCAGTGGGGCCCGTGGACCGGTGTCGTGATCGGCATCATCGGCGGCTGCGTCGGCGGCATCCTGCACGCGATCGCGACCGTCACCTTCAACGTCAACCACATCGTCTCCGGTGTGGCGATCAACATCCTCGCCCTGGGCATCACCCGCTACCTCGCGCCGCTCGCCTTCGAGGGCGAGCCGGGCGGCTCCGCGAAGCAGTCCCCGGCGGTCGACTCGCTCGGCCACTTCACCGTGCCGGGGCTCTCCGGCTGGCTGCGGGACCTCAACAACGAGGGCTGGTTCTTCATCTCGGACATCGCCGGTCTGCTCGGCGGTCTGGTCACCAACGTGTCCTGGCTGACCCTGATCGCGATCGCGCTGATCCCCGCCACCTGGTGGATCCTGTGGCGTACCGCCTTCGGTCTGCGGCTGCGCTCCTGCGGTGAGAACCCGGTCGCGGCCGAGTCCCTCGGTGTGAACGTCTACAAGTACAAGTACCTGGCGGTCATCATCTCCGGTGGCCTGGCCGGTCTCGGTGGTGTCTTCCTCTCCATCGTGGCCAACCCCTTCTATCTGGAGGGCCAGGTCAGCGGCCGCGGTTACATCGGCCTCGCGGCGATGATCTTCGGTAACTGGATGCCGGGCGGCCTCGCCCTCGGCGCCGGTCTGTTCGGCTACACCGACAGCCTCAACCTGCGCGGCGGCTCGGAGAACGTCCACGCCCTGCTGCTGCTCGGCGCGCTGCTGCTGATCATCGGCGCGATCTGGCTGGTGATCCGGAAGAAGTACCCCTCTTCCATGATCACCGCGGTCATCGGTGCCCTGGTGTTCGCCTGGTACGCCACCACCAACGAGGTCCCGAACCAGGTCGTCTCGGCCACGCCGTACGTCATCACCCTGATCGTCCTCGCCCTGTCGGCCCAGCGCCTGCGGATGCCGAAGGCGGACGGTCTGCCCTATCGCAAGGGTCAGGGCAAGTGA
- a CDS encoding ABC transporter permease codes for MKKFDKERVLLAVAGPVIALAVAFALSSIVLIASGKNPVEPYTLMFEQATYSDIQVLIINQASMYYIAALAVAIGFRMNLFNIGVDGQYQLAAMMAAIVGAHANLPAVLQVPLLLLTALCTGAFWSGIAGVLKVTRGVSEVVATIMLNAIATSVIAYLWLPDVFGVKVGNNNTTGEMHESGWIPGFDMGDAGEIYGLVLLAALLGIGYWIVLNRTRFGFDLRASGASESAAAASGVDPKRMVLTAMLISGAIAGLAGLPILLGDTHTYSLNFPTGIGFLGIGIALLGRNSPVGIAFAALLWAWLDKASPELDFHDYDKEIAVIMQGLIVLSVVVSYEAVREWGLRRQQRRVGAELAAGHVLGADNNTSKEVAGR; via the coding sequence ATGAAGAAGTTCGACAAGGAGCGCGTGCTCCTCGCGGTGGCCGGACCGGTCATCGCGCTCGCCGTGGCCTTCGCGCTGAGCTCGATCGTGCTCATCGCCTCGGGCAAGAACCCGGTCGAGCCGTACACCCTGATGTTCGAGCAGGCCACGTACTCCGACATCCAGGTGCTGATCATCAACCAGGCCTCGATGTACTACATCGCGGCCCTGGCGGTGGCCATCGGCTTCCGGATGAACCTGTTCAACATCGGCGTCGACGGCCAGTACCAGCTCGCCGCCATGATGGCCGCGATCGTCGGCGCGCACGCGAACCTCCCGGCCGTGCTCCAGGTCCCGCTGCTGCTCCTGACGGCCCTGTGCACCGGCGCCTTCTGGTCCGGTATCGCCGGTGTCCTGAAGGTCACCCGGGGCGTCAGCGAGGTCGTCGCGACGATCATGCTCAACGCGATCGCGACCTCCGTCATCGCCTATCTGTGGCTGCCCGACGTCTTCGGTGTGAAGGTCGGCAACAACAACACCACCGGCGAGATGCACGAGTCCGGCTGGATCCCCGGCTTCGACATGGGCGACGCCGGCGAGATCTACGGCCTGGTCCTGCTCGCCGCGCTGCTCGGAATCGGCTACTGGATCGTCCTCAACCGCACCCGGTTCGGCTTCGACCTGCGCGCCTCCGGCGCCTCCGAGTCGGCCGCGGCGGCCAGCGGTGTCGACCCCAAGCGCATGGTCCTCACCGCCATGCTGATCTCCGGCGCGATCGCGGGCCTCGCCGGTCTGCCGATCCTGCTCGGCGACACCCACACCTACAGCCTGAACTTCCCCACCGGCATCGGCTTCCTCGGCATCGGCATCGCCCTGCTCGGCCGCAACAGCCCCGTCGGCATCGCCTTCGCCGCCCTGCTGTGGGCCTGGCTCGACAAGGCCTCGCCCGAGCTGGACTTCCACGACTACGACAAGGAGATCGCGGTCATCATGCAGGGCCTGATCGTGCTCTCCGTCGTCGTCTCCTACGAGGCCGTCCGTGAGTGGGGCCTGCGCCGTCAGCAGCGCCGGGTCGGCGCGGAACTCGCCGCCGGTCATGTGCTCGGCGCCGACAACAACACTTCGAAGGAGGTGGCGGGCCGATGA
- a CDS encoding ABC transporter ATP-binding protein: MTAVELAGITKRFPGVVANHDIHLIVRKGTVHALVGENGAGKSTLMKILYGMQKPDEGTIAVDGEQVTFSSPADAIARGIGMVHQHFMLADNLTVLENVVLGSEKLYGIGGRARRKIKELSDRYGLGVRPDVLVEELGVAARQRVEILKVLYRGATTLILDEPTAVLVPQEVDALFDNLRELKAEGLSVIFISHKLGEVLSVADEITVIRRGTTVGTAVPAETTPRQLAEMMVGSELPTPETAESTVTDRPVITVDKLRLEAPGGKALLDDISFTIHAGEVLGIAGVEGNGQTELVDALIGLKGADSGTIALAEEEITSWTTRKRREQGIGYIPEDRHRHGLLLDAPLWENRILGHVTEKPLAKGVWLDPKAAQEDTRRIVTEYDVRTPGIDVTASSLSGGNQQKLIVGREMSHKPRFLIAAHPTRGVDVGAQAAIWDHIREARREGLAVLLISADLDELIGLSDTLRVIYNGKLVADADPASITPEQLGSAMTGAATGHLEQDETTEDAPESSEPGEDEAR; encoded by the coding sequence GTGACCGCCGTCGAGCTCGCCGGGATCACGAAGCGATTCCCGGGCGTCGTGGCCAACCACGACATCCACCTCATCGTCCGCAAGGGCACCGTCCACGCCCTCGTCGGCGAGAACGGCGCCGGCAAGTCGACCCTGATGAAGATCCTCTACGGCATGCAGAAGCCGGACGAGGGCACCATCGCGGTCGACGGCGAGCAGGTCACCTTCTCGTCCCCGGCCGACGCCATCGCCCGCGGCATCGGCATGGTCCACCAGCACTTCATGCTCGCCGACAACCTCACGGTCCTGGAGAACGTGGTCCTCGGCAGCGAGAAGCTCTACGGCATCGGCGGCAGGGCCCGCCGCAAGATCAAGGAGCTCTCCGACCGCTACGGCCTCGGGGTGCGCCCCGACGTCCTGGTCGAGGAGCTCGGTGTCGCCGCCCGCCAGCGCGTGGAGATCCTCAAAGTCCTTTACCGCGGCGCCACCACGCTGATCCTCGACGAGCCCACCGCCGTCCTCGTCCCGCAGGAGGTCGACGCGCTCTTCGACAACCTGCGCGAACTGAAGGCCGAGGGCCTGTCGGTCATCTTCATCTCCCACAAGCTGGGAGAGGTGCTCTCCGTCGCCGACGAGATCACCGTCATCCGCCGCGGCACGACGGTCGGCACGGCCGTCCCCGCCGAGACGACCCCGCGTCAGCTCGCCGAGATGATGGTCGGCAGCGAGCTGCCCACCCCGGAGACCGCCGAGTCCACGGTCACCGACCGCCCGGTCATCACCGTCGACAAGCTGCGCCTCGAAGCCCCGGGCGGCAAGGCCCTGCTGGACGACATCAGCTTCACCATCCACGCGGGCGAGGTCCTGGGCATCGCCGGCGTCGAGGGCAACGGCCAGACCGAGCTGGTCGACGCCCTCATCGGCCTGAAGGGCGCCGACTCCGGCACCATCGCGCTGGCCGAGGAGGAGATCACCTCCTGGACCACCCGCAAGCGCCGCGAGCAGGGCATCGGGTACATCCCCGAGGACCGCCACCGCCACGGCCTGCTGCTGGACGCCCCCCTCTGGGAGAACCGCATCCTCGGTCATGTCACCGAGAAGCCCCTCGCCAAGGGCGTCTGGCTGGACCCGAAGGCGGCCCAGGAGGACACCCGGCGGATCGTGACGGAGTACGACGTCCGCACCCCCGGCATCGACGTCACCGCCTCCTCCCTGTCCGGCGGCAACCAGCAGAAGCTGATCGTCGGCCGCGAGATGAGCCACAAGCCGCGCTTCCTGATCGCCGCCCACCCCACCCGGGGTGTGGACGTCGGCGCGCAGGCCGCGATCTGGGACCACATCCGCGAGGCCCGCCGCGAGGGCCTGGCCGTGCTGCTGATCTCCGCCGACCTCGACGAGCTCATCGGCCTGTCCGACACGCTCCGGGTGATCTACAACGGCAAGCTGGTCGCGGACGCCGACCCGGCCAGCATCACCCCCGAGCAGCTCGGCTCGGCGATGACCGGTGCCGCCACCGGCCACCTGGAGCAGGACGAAACCACCGAAGACGCCCCTGAGTCTTCCGAGCCCGGCGAAGACGAGGCCCGCTGA
- a CDS encoding BMP family lipoprotein: MRRISRITVAGAATASLALALSACGGTSTESGSSDSKGDKGLAIAYDVGGKGDQSFNDAAFAGLEQAKKEFGYETQDVEPTEGETDADKQQRLESLAKQGYNPVVGVGYAYATAVKGAAEKFPDTTFGIVDDSTVESKNVADLVFSEEEASYLAGVAAAKSTKSNTVGFVGGVDIPLIHKFQAGFEQGVKDTNPKATVLSQYLTQTAEEGGFSSPDKGKTAAEGQIEKKADVVYAAAGLSGQGVIEAAAANKVWAIGVDSDQYNQEALAKYKDSILTSAMKDVAKAVYNLAKSVENGKPGTGIVRGDLKTGEVSLSNSNPKFADNAELQEAIETAKEKIINGEIKVKSS; the protein is encoded by the coding sequence ATGCGCCGGATTTCCCGGATCACGGTCGCAGGCGCAGCGACCGCCTCTCTGGCCCTCGCGCTCTCCGCCTGTGGCGGCACCTCGACCGAGAGCGGCTCGTCCGACTCGAAGGGCGACAAGGGTCTGGCCATCGCGTACGACGTCGGCGGCAAGGGCGACCAGTCCTTCAACGACGCCGCGTTCGCGGGCCTGGAGCAGGCGAAGAAGGAGTTCGGCTACGAGACGCAGGACGTGGAGCCCACCGAGGGCGAGACGGACGCGGACAAGCAGCAGCGCCTCGAGTCGCTGGCCAAGCAGGGCTACAACCCGGTCGTGGGTGTCGGCTACGCCTACGCCACCGCCGTCAAGGGCGCCGCGGAGAAGTTCCCGGACACCACCTTCGGCATCGTCGACGACTCCACCGTCGAGTCGAAGAACGTCGCCGACCTGGTCTTCTCCGAGGAGGAGGCCTCCTACCTCGCCGGTGTCGCCGCCGCCAAGAGCACCAAGTCCAACACCGTCGGCTTCGTCGGCGGCGTGGACATCCCGCTGATCCACAAGTTCCAGGCGGGCTTCGAGCAGGGCGTCAAGGACACCAACCCCAAGGCGACGGTCCTCTCCCAGTACCTCACGCAGACCGCGGAGGAGGGTGGCTTCTCCAGCCCCGACAAGGGCAAGACGGCCGCCGAGGGCCAGATCGAGAAGAAGGCCGACGTCGTCTACGCGGCCGCCGGTCTCTCCGGCCAGGGCGTGATCGAGGCCGCCGCCGCCAACAAGGTGTGGGCCATCGGTGTCGACTCCGACCAGTACAACCAGGAAGCCCTCGCCAAGTACAAGGACTCGATCCTGACCTCGGCGATGAAGGACGTCGCCAAGGCGGTGTACAACCTGGCGAAGTCGGTCGAGAACGGGAAGCCCGGGACCGGTATCGTTCGTGGCGATCTGAAGACCGGCGAGGTGAGCCTGTCGAACTCCAACCCGAAGTTCGCGGACAACGCCGAGCTCCAGGAAGCCATCGAGACGGCCAAGGAAAAGATCATCAACGGCGAGATCAAGGTCAAGAGCAGCTGA